The genomic stretch GTATAAAGTTCGCCAAATTTCCCCATGGCAGGCAGCAGGGTAAAGCCTTGTCTTAAACGCTGGACACGACCGCCTTCCTGATCTACCGCAATTAAAATATCAGGATGCACCTGACGCATATGATCGGTCAAAGCACGGACTTGCGCCGGAGATTCGATATTGCGACCAAATAAAATCACTCCACCGACTTGCGGCGCACTTAATAGTTCAATATCTTCTTGAGTGAGGGTTGTGCCTGCGATGTCGAGCATCAATGCGCCAATCATATGCGGAATCCGTTTTAGAGTTTTTCGGAGAAAACAATACCTGAATTCTGCAATGATTTGCTACACTTTGTCAGCACAGAATATGATAAAACTACACGACATAAACATATTAAGTTGTTTAAGATGCTGAATACGTTAAATTCTGGTCGAAAAGCAACACGGTCACATTGGTCTCTAGGCCAAGGAAGTACGAATTATTTATGAAATTTCAAACTATAGCTTGCGCAGTTGCGATTGCGACAGGTGGATTCTTTTTTACCCATGTAGTGAATGATGCGATTGCGGCCAATAGTAATGAAGTGGTCAGTAAAGCAATTCAGCCATCTCAAGAGCAGGCGCTGGTGTCACGTCAGCTGGCAACCCTGGTTGACCGTCAGCATTATTTAAATATGCGTCTGGATGCCCAGACTTCGCAGCGTATTTTTGATTTCTATATTGATAGTCTTGATCCGGAACACAGTCTGTTTCTGGCCCCAGAAGTTGAAAACTATAAGAAACGCTATGGTGCCAATTTTGGTGCCAATCTGAAAGCCGGCAACTTGTCTGGTCCTTATGAAATGCATGCGCAATATCAACAGCGCTTGCACCAGTTCTACAACTATATGTTGAATGAGCTGAAAAAACCGCAGAATCTGAATCAGCCAAATGTTTATATCGAAACGGATCGTGAGAAAGCGCCATTCTTTAAAACTGAGGCTGAACAGCGTGCGCACTGGTCAAAAATGCTGGTGTCTCAGCTGATCAATCTGACCATCAGTAAAGAAGAGGAATTGGCCAAGCAGAAAGCGCTGAAAGCCAATCCGGAATTGGCCAATGGACAAGACCTGACTGGTCCTGAAGATCTAACGCCTGCGCAAACCTTGACCAAGCGTTATACCCGTCAACTGGAACGTCTCAGCCGCGTCAAAAGTGATGATGTGCTCGACAAGACACTGAACGCGATGATGCTGACTTATGATCCCCACAGTAATTACTTCCCGCCTGTGGATGCGATGGAGTTGAATCGTCAGACCACTTTACAGCTGGAAGGCGTCGGCGTATCGATTCGTCCGGAGCGTGGCAATGAAGATTATACCAAGATTGAAACCATCGTTGAAGGTGGTCCGGCCAGCAAATCCGGTCAAGTTAAATCAGGTGATCGTATCATTGGTGTAGCCCAAGACGGCGAGCAAATGGTCGATGTCATTGGCTGGCCAAGTAATGAAATTGTCGGTCTGATTCGTGGTAAACGTGGCACGAAAGTCACTCTACGCTTACTCGGTGCGGGTGCTGCCATGGGGCAGGCACGTAATGTGACCATTACCCGCGATGTGATTCAGGAAGAAGATGCCGGTGTACGTACGCGTGTAGTCGACATTCAACGCGATGGCAAGAAATATCAATATGGTGTGATCGAAATTCCATCGTTCTACCTGAACTATCGTGCACGCCGTGCCGGTACCGATTATCGTTCGGTGTCTGAAGATACCAACAAAGCCTTGAAAGAGCTGGCAGCGAAGAATGTTGCCGGGATTATTGTCGATTTACGGAATAACCCAGGTGGTTCACTGGAAGAAGTGGCGCGTATGTTGGGGCAGGTGATCAAGTCTGGTCCAGTGGTGCAGATCCGTGATGGCAATGGCAATGTCAGCGTCTTTGAAGATGATGATGGCGGTGCACAAACTTATGCTGGTCCATTGGCAGTGATGGTGAATCTGGCCTCTGCATCGGCCAGTGAAATTTACTCTGCTGCGATTCAGGATTATGAGCGCGGGATTGTGATTGGCAGTACCACCACAGGTAAAGGTACAGCACAGGTACAACTGGATAGTCTGGCGCATGGTCAGGCGACATTGACACAGCGTAAATTCTACCGTGTGACTGGTGGCAGTACCCAGAATAAAGGGGTCGTTCCGGACATTAAACTGGTCGATATTTATAACGAAGAGTTTGGCGAGCGTAAGGCTAAAAATGCCTTGCAGTGGGATACCATTCCAACGGCACCATTTAAACGTGAAGGTGCAGTACAGAAATACGTTCCTGAATTGGCTAAACTTTCTCAGCAAAGGGTCACACTGGATTCTCAGTTCAAATATTTAGAACAGCGTAAAGCAGTGATGAAGAAAGCTGAGGAAGAAAAGCGTCAGGTACTGGATTTGCAACAGCGTAAGGCTGAGTTGATTGCTATGGAGCAAAAAACGCTGGACGCAGAAAACACTCGCCGTGCCGCAACAGGTCTGAAACCTTATCCAAATTGGGAAAGTTATCAGGCTTCACTGGATGCCTTGATTGAAACACGTGCCAAGATGAAGGCCAAAGAACGTCCGGCTTTGCCTGAAGAAGAAGCTTTTGTGATTGAAGCGGCAAATGTGTTACTGGATTATGCCAACTTACAGAAAAAATCCTAAGATTTAACTTTATTTATCATTCATTAAAATAGCCTGTTTCGACAGGCTATTTTTTTTATTTTGAAAATCTGTACAAAAGACCAAATAAAATTTTGCTATGAAGTGCCATCTGTCTAAATAAAAAGAAAAAAATTGTGATAGTGATCGAATAAATGAGCTAAAAAAATGAAGCTAAATATTTGCTTAAATTTGAAACACTTCTAATATATAAGTTGTATTTTATTTTTATGTTGAGTCTTATTTTTGGGGCAATTCTCAACTTCAAAAGAAAGAAATATAAAGTCGAAATTTTAGTTAAGACTGATGCTGTTGCAAATCAATTGGCTTGTATGGATGGTCAGTCTTGAGATTTTACTGAGTTCAAATTTGACCGGGTGAAAATGGAAATATCAGTGCAGAGCATAATAAAAATGATCACCGATGGGGAACATTTTATATGATTGATATTCAGCATGATATTGGTCTGCTCATCGGTTCCATTTTCTCTGCATTAGTGGCTTGCTATCTTATTGCGCGGATTAAAAAATTTGCTTCAGGCGCTTCACAGCCAAACTTTAGTATTTTTAGTTTAATGCTAACCGCCATGCTATTGGGCCTATTCATATGGTTGATCCATTTTATTGGGCTGACAGCAAGTTTTGTGCTGAATAAATATGAGATGGATTTGGGCCTGATGCTCCTGTCTGTTCTGGTGATATGCATTGCATCTATGTTTATCCTCTGGTTAAGTACCAGAAGTACCTGGTCATTTTTCCGGTCAGTTCTCGTATTAGGTGTGATCGCACTCAGCATCTTTGGCATGCACTCTATTAGCATGATGTCATTCAATTTTACTGCCGCCCATATGCAACAGTCACCGGAATTAGTTCAGGCACATGATCAGCTATTTCTGGCCATGATACTGATGAGTGGATTGCTGCTGGTAACGCTGATTTGTATCATCGTGTCCGAACTGCGTGTGGGATTACGCAACCGTCAGCTTGCATGGGCCAATCAACAAATTGAAAATCAGACCATTCAGGACAATCTGACCAAATTACCTAACCGTTTGTATCTGGCTGAATATGCAAATCTGCTGTTTTCAGGTCAGTCCGAACAGCAGCATGAAATTGCTTTTTTATATATCGATCTGGATCGTTTTAAGGCAGTCAATGATGTGTTTGGCCATCTGGTCGGCGATCAGTTGCTGATTCAATTGACCACGCGGATTCATCTGTTATTAGGCCATCATTCCAAGCTGCTCAGAATCGGTGGGGATGAATTTCTGCTGGTACTGGAAAATACTTCAGTCGCCAAAGCTGCAAAAATGTCAGAACAGATTCTTGAACTGATTCAGGAAAGTTTCCTGATTGAAGGCAAGAGTATTCATATCTCGGGCAGTATTGGTATTGCCATGTATCCGGAGCACGGCAAAAATTTACAGGATCTGCTGGTCAATGCTGATGCCGCGATGCTGAGTTCCAAGTATCAGGGACGCAATACCTATTCAGTCTTTAATTACTCTACCGATCAGGATAAAAGCAAGAGTCAGAGTACCCTGATTAATGATCTATATAAAGCCGTGGAAGAACAGCAGTTTGTGCTGTTTTATCAGCCCAAGTTTTGGACCAAGGATCGTAGCTTGTGTGGGGTAGAGGCATTAATTCGCTGGAACCATCCCCAGTTTGGGCTGCTCGGCCCGAATCTGTTTATCAATGCAGCTGAAAAAACCGGACTGATTATTCAAATGGGCTATTGGGCATTGGAACTGGCTTGTCAGCAGATTCAAAAATGGCAACGGACACATACTGAATTTTTCCCTATCGCGGTCAATTTGTCTGCGGTACAATTTGAACATAAGCATCTGTTTAGTACTTTAGAAAAGTTATTTGCACAATATAAAATCAGTCCTCAGCATTTAATGATCGAGATTACTGAATCGACTGCCATGCATCATATTGATGTGAGTATGCGCAGCTTTAAGCGCTTAAGACAAATGGGCATCCGTCTAGCCATTGATGATTTTGGTACAGGGCATTCCAGTTTTCTCTATTTAAAGAATTTCGCCGTAGATGAGTTAAAAATTGACCGGGAATTTATCAAAAATCTGGCAGTCGGCTCCAAAGAAGAAATGATTCTGGAAAGCATTATTCAGCTGGCCATAAAACTGGGCTTGGTGGTGACCGCCGAAGGTGTTGAAACAGAAGCGCAAGCAGAAATTTTAACCCGGCTCGGTTGTGAACAATTACAAGGTTTTTTACTGGGCTTGCCGGTAGATGAACAACGTTTAGAAAATTTACAATTCCATTAATAGCGCTCTAATTGATTGAGCGTCAGGATAGACAATATGGCTCACGGAACTCCACCCTGAAACTCTGCTACAATATCGCCAATTTTTTTCATATTGATCGAATTTGATCTCGAATGCTGTGCATTGAGCAGTAGGTATATTTCATGAGCTTTAAGCAAGAACTGGCGGCACAAGTCGCCCAGCGACGTACGTTCGCTATTATTTCCCACCCCGATGCCGGTAAAACCACCATGACAGAAAAATTGCTGTTATGGGGTCAGGCCATTCAGGTTGCCGGGATGGTAAAAAGCCGTAAATCTGACCGGGCCGCAACATCGGACTGGATGGAAATGGAAAAAGAGCGTGGTATCTCGATTACGACCTCGGTAATGCAATTCCCTTTTAAAGACAAGATGATCAATCTTCTGGACACCCCGGGACATGAAGACTTCTCGGAAGATACCTATCGTACCCTAACCGCAGTAGACTCTGCGCTGATGGTGATTGACGGGGCAAAAGGTGTCGAAGACCGTACCATTAAACTGATGGAAGTGTGTCGAATGCGCGATACACCGATCATTTCATTCGTCAACAAAATGGACCGTGAAATCCGTGAACCGCTTGAGCTTCTGGATGAAATCGAAAACGTTCTGAAAATTAAATGTGTTCCGATCACCTGGCCGCTCGGTACTGGCCGTGATTTTGCCGGTGTATTCAATTTAATCGAAGAAAAATTCTACGTGTATAAAGCCGGTTTCGGTTCAGTGATTACTGAGATCGAAGTGCGTGATGGTTATGACTATCCTGATCTTCGTGAGAAAGTGGGTGAACTGGCTTGGGCGGCATTTGAAGAATCGCTGGAACTGGTACAAATGGCCAATGAGCCTTTAGACCGTGAAGAATTCCTGGCCGGTCGTCAAACGCCTGTTCTATTCGGTACAGCCTTGGGTAACTTTGGTGTCGACCATGTTCTGGATGCCTTCAGTCAATATGCGCCATCTCCTAAAGCCCATCCGACTCAAGATCGTGTTGTAGAAGCAGATGAAGAAGGCTTCACCGGTTTTGTCTTTAAAATTCAGGCCAATATGGATCCGAAACACCGTGACCGTATTGCCTTCATGCGAATCTGTTCAGGAAAGTATGAAAAAGGCTTGAAGATGAAGCATGTACGTCTGGATAAAGATGTGCGTATCAGCGATGCCTTAACTTTCTTGGCTGGCGATCGTCAGCATCTTGAAGAAGCCTGGCCGGGTGATATTATTGGTTTGCATAACCATGGCACCATCCAGATTGGTGATACATTTACCTCGGGTGAGAAACTTCAGTTCACCGGTATTCCTCACTTTGCGCCTGAAATGTTCCGTCGTGTCCGCTTGAAAGATCCACTAAAATCCAAGCAATTGCAAAAAGGTCTGAAAGAGCTGTCTGAAGAAGGGGCGACTCAGGTATTCATGCCGCAGAATAACAACGACCTGATCGTGGGTGCTGTGGGTGTGCTACAGTTTGAAGTGGTGGCTTACCGTCTGAAAGAAGAATACAAGGTCGACTGTGTTTACGAACCGGTCAGCATCAACACAGTACGTTGGGTGTCTTGCGATGACGAGAAGAAATTCAACGAATTCAAGAAAAAAGCCCATGACCAGTTGTCCGTAGATGGCGGTGGTCATTTAACTTATCTTGCGCCAAGCCGAGTGAATTTGCAGCTCATGCAAGAACGTTATCCGGACATCGTGTTCCACAATACGCGTGAACACTAAACTTTCAGGCTACGCAGCTAAAGTTTAAAAATATAAAACAGCTTCTCCGGAAGCTGTTTTATTTTATGCTACATTTAAGCAATTAATAACTCGATAGATATAGCAAAGAGAATGAAGCTCAGCAAGGAAGTCGTCCTCGGTTCTGTGATTGGTTTAAGTCTTGTCCTGAGTGGCTGTGATAAAAGTGAAAAAGAGCCTGTTAATACTCCGCAAAATGAGAAAATCACCGCAGCTCAGCAGACCGCAGATGTTTTACCTTATCTGAATATTCAAGAGCAGCCGGCCAAAATTGCCTTGCCATTTTGTGAAAATAAAAACTGTATTAATCTGGATATTCAGACCTTGCATACGGTTGATCCATGGATGAACCAATGGATTGAAAAGCAGCAGGCCAAAGTGATCCAGGATCAAATCGGTTTGAAACAGGACATGAATTTACAGCAGGCCATCAATGCCTATGTAAAAAAATCGGATGCCTGGCAGGCGCAGCTCAATTTGAACAAGGCTTATGAATTATCGCTATATACCCGCATTCCTTACCAGCGCAATCAATATGTATTGATGCAGATCGGGGTCGATACCAAACAGGAAAATGTCAGCGTGCATGAGCGCTATTATTTTTTTGTGGCTGATCGTCGCCAGCAGAAAATGCTGACTCCACTGGATATTATCGATCCTAAGCAACAGTTAGTAATGGATCAGATTATTCAGCAAGCCTATGAGACATGGCTCAAAGAAAATGATCCGCAAGTTCAGCAGAAGGCACCGAAAAAACTGTATTGGGGACAGGCTGACTGGTTCTTTGATCAGGAAGGTATTGGGCTGCATTTTCGCAGTCATGAAATCAGCAAAGATGCCAAGCAACTGGATATTTATTTAACAAAACAACAAACACAACAGGTCTTGAAAGCTGATATCTATCAGCATATGTTTTAAAGCGCGTACTCCTGCAAGCATACAGGTTCCAAAAAGGTGAATGAATGCCAAAATACAAGAATATCTTTTGTCTATCCATCCTTGCATCAGCGATCTTGCTGAGTGCCTGCCAGCCGAAGAGTAATGAGCCGGAAGAATCAAGTGCTTCCGAGGTGCTACAAGCCGAAGCTGAAGCACTTAAACTGAGCGGCGATACTGAAAAGCTCAAGCTGGCGATTCCAGAATGTGAAGACAAAAGCTGTCCGGAAATCTCGATCGAACGCCTGAATAGTAATCAGAGCTTTATTGATGAATGGATCGACCAGCAGATTCTGCAACAGTTGAAAAATATCCTGTCTGTTGATGCGATTGAACCGGCAAAAGTGAGCGCTGCCAGCGAAGCAGACGTTGCCGCCTCTGAACCCAAAGCGGCTTTGGCCACAGTAACCACACCGAAACAGCAGCTTGAGCAGCAAACCCAGCCCTATATGCAGACTTTCTTGAATCTGGATAAGGAACTCAAGGCCCTGAGTGCCAGTCATAGTATTAGCCTGATGATTAAGCCCAAGATTCTGAATTCAGGTGATCCGTTGGCGACCGTGGTTCTGAACAGCAGTTATTATCTAGGAGGCGCACACGGCGCATCTGCACAGACCTATTATAATTTTGATCTGGAGCAGAAAAAACTGGTCAAACTGGATGACATTATTGCAGCCAAACAGAAAGCTCAACTGGAAGCGCGTGCTTATGACGCGTTTAAAAACTGGGTGGTAGAGTCCAAACTGGCCAAAGATGTGGCGGAATATGAGCAGGCCTGGAAGTTCAGACTCACCGATAATTTCTATCTGGCTCAACAAGGTCTGGTCTTGCAATATGCCGAATATGAAATTGGGCCATATGTGGTTGGCTTGCCACGTTTAATGATTCCTTATGAGCAGCTACAAGGTGTGCTGAAACCTGAATATCTGCCTAAAACTGAAAAAGCTGCCTCTGAGGCACAGCCAGCATCTGCTGCAAAAGCCAAATGACCTTGAAACTGTTTGATACGCATACCCATTTTGATGTTCCCGATTTTGATCCTGATCGGGAACAGTTGGCGTATGCGGCAAAAGCGGCAGGTGTCGAGCATCTGGTTTTAATTGGTTTTTTGCAAAACCGTTTTGCTGATCTGTTAGGAACTCACGACTTTATCAATGACCTGGGAAATGCACCGCAAAGTCATTTAGCCCCGGGCTTGCATCCATTTTATATTGAACAGCATCAGACTGATCATTTACAGGAGCTGGAACAGCTGCTTAAAAATGAGCATTGTATTGCCATTGGCGAAATCGGTCTGGATACCTTTTTAAAACAGCACAAACAGGCTGAAATTTTCCAGAAGCAAAAAGATTTTTTTGCTGCACAGCTGGAACTGGCGCAGCAATTCGATAAGCCGGTTTTGCTGCATATCCGTAAGTCACATGCGGAGGTTTTGCAGATTTTAAAACAACAGCAGTTTAAACAGGGCGGCATTGCGCATGCCTTTGGTGGTGGGATTGAGGAAGCCAAGGCTTTTATCAAGCTGGGATTCAAACTGGGCATCACCGGGCAAATCACCAATCTAAATGCCAAAAAACTTCATCAAGTGGTGCAGTATGTCGGACCAGAACATTTGGTATTGGAAACTGACTGTCCGGATATGACGCCACTCTGTTGTCAAAGCTCGACCGAGCAACGTACCCGAAATACACCTGCAAATTTACCTTATGTGCTGCAAGGACTGGCAAAGAGCCTGCATATGCACAAAGAGGAACTGGCTGAACAGCTCTGGCAAAATACTCATCAGGCCCTGCATCTGACCATTTAAGTTAATACTCTTAACTCAGTCTTAAATTCCCAGTTCATCATAAATCGAAAAAAAGGTGCATTATGCAATTTCTAAAATGCTTCAGACTTGGCATCATGCCATATATATTCTTTTAGGTGAGATTCACATGGCACAAGGACTTTTGGCGGGTAAGCGCTTCTTGATCGCGGGCATTGCGAGTAAATTATCGATTGCTTTTGGTATTGCTCAAGCATTGCATCGTGAAGGTGCTGAATTGGCTTTTACTTATCCAAATGAAAAGCTGAAAAAGCGGGTAGATGACTTTGCTGAACAGTTTGGTTCGAAACTGGTTTTTCCTTGTGATGTGGCAGTCGATGCTGAAATTGACCATGCATTTGCCGAACTGGCTAAACACTGGGATGGTCTGGACGGCGTAGTGCATTCTATCGGTTTTGCACCGGCACATACGCTAGATGGTGACTTCACCGAGATCACGGATCGTGAAGGCTTTAATATTGCACATGACATCAGTGCTTATAGCTTTATTGCAATGGCACGTGCGGCAAAACCTTTGCTGCAAGTCCGTCAAGGCTGTTTGCTGACATTGACCTATCAAGGTTCTGAGCGTGTAATGCCAAACTATAACGTGATGGGTATGGCCAAAGCCTCTTTAGAAGCAGGCGTACGTTATTTGGCGTCTAGCTTGGGTCAGGAAGGTATTCGTGTGAACGCGATCTCTGCGGGTCCAATCCGTACCTTGGCAGCTTCAGGTATTAAATCATTCCGTAAAATGCTTGACCTGAATGAGAAAGTTGCTCCATTAAAACGTAATGTGACGATTGAAGATGTCGGTAATGCCGCATTATTCCTGTGCTCGCCATGGGCTAACGGAATTACCGGTGAAATCCTGTATGTCGATGCCGGTTTCAATACGGTAGGTATGAGCGCTGATTTGATGGCGGATGCGGAATAAGTCCTATAAATCCTCTCTCCCTCAGGGAGAGAGTTAGAGAGAGGGGAATGACTTCTTTCTCTGAGTGAGGAAATGATTAAAATCCCCCTCATTCCCCCTTTGATAAACGGGGAGGCCACTCAAGGCAATAAAAAAGACCGCATAAGTGGTCTTTTTTAGATTTGAATGACAGCGATTAAGCTTGACCATCCACAGCAGCGGCTTGGGCACGTTGCATATTGGCTTCAAATTCAGCATCGAAGTTGATTGGAGTCAATAGCAATTGTGGGAAGCTACCTTTAGTCACCATATCATTCACTGCTTCACGTAGGAACGGGAACAGGATGTTCGGGCAGTATGCGCCTAGGATGTATGGAAGACGCTCTTCTTCAACGCCATCTACCAGGAAAATACCAGCTTGAGTGACATCAACGATAAACGCGGTATCACCTTCGTTGGTCGCTTGAACCACGACTTTCAAAGCTACTTCAAAATGAGTTTCATCAATTTTTTCTGCAGAAGAAGAAAGATTGATGTTTAACTCAGGTTGCCATTGCTTGGTAAAAACTTGCGCCCCAGGAACTTCAAAAGAAATATCTTTGGTATAAATACGCTCTAATGCCAATTGTGGTTGAGCTTGTTGTTCTTCACTCATTTTTTGATCCTTAATATGAAGTGATAATTTTAGTAAGGTTAAGCCAGCAATTCATCAAGTTTGCCTTCACGCTCTAAAGCATAAAGCTGGTCAAAACCGCCGATGAACTGATCATTAATAAAAATTTGTGGCACGGTACGGTGATTGGTACGCTGCATCAATTCAAGACGTACTTCAGGCGCTTCTTGAGACAAGTTAATCTCTTTATATGCCACACCCTTACGTTCCAGTAGCTGTTTTGCACGCACGCAATAAGGACACACTGTCGTCGAGTAAATAGTAACTTCAGCCATGATCAATCTCCTGTTCGTGGATTATTTGCTTTTCACCAAAGGTAAACCTTGAGCTTTCCAGTTGCTGACGCCGCCATCAAGACGGTAGGCATCGGCATGACCAACCTGCTGTAATGCAGTACCAGCCACCTGTCCAAGGTTACAAATGAACACCAAAGGGCGATCAGATGCTTTCAGCTCTTCAACATGTTTTGTAATCTGGCTATATGGAATATTACGGCTGCCGCTGATATGACCTTCACGGAAGTCTTTGGCATCACGTAGATCAACCAGCATGGCATTTTTTGCTTTGACTAAAATTCCCAGCGATTGCGGAGAAATTTTGCGACCGTTACGTTGACCTTCGATAATGAAGAACAAAACCACTAATACCGCGAGTGTTCCAAATAAGAAGGGGTGATTCCCCATAAACTCGAACCAACGTTCCACAATTCACCTAATTACAATTTTAAAATTGCCAAGAGTATAGCTCATAAATATGGTGATCAAAATCACCGCTTCAAGGGCCAAGGGTTAAGAAAATTAATTTTTTTGCTGTGCTTCAGTGATTTCGTCGATTAAACGTAAATAGCTGTCCAGTCGGCGCGGCAAAATTTCACCTTCGGCCGCAGCCTGACGCAAAGCACATTGTTTTTCATGCTTATGGGTACAGTTACGGAACTGACAATGGCCGAGCAGATTTTCAATTTCAGGAAAGCCGCTTTGTACCTTATCTAAAGTCAGATGCCACAGGCCAAATTCACGAATTCCCGGAGAGTCAATCAGGGCGGCACCTTCACCAAAACCGATCAGGCGCGTTGACGTCGTGGTGTGTTGACCGAGTGCCGAGTTTTCCGAAATAATATTGGTTTTCTGTGCGGCATCCGGCACGATCGCATTAATCAGCGTGCTTTTACCCACACCAGATTGACCGACGAAAGCCACCGTTTCATTTTCCAGACGATTAGACAGTGCAGTCAGGTCGCCATCGGATTGGGTCTGCATCACTTCATAACCGAGATCTTGATATTCTTGCAGCAGAGTCAGAATCGGATCGTTTTCTTTTAACAAATCGGCTTTATTCATCACCAGCAATGCAGGAATATCGGCATCGGCACAGGCCACCAGATAACGGTCGATCAGGCCCGGCGCTGGCTCAGGCAATGGTGCAAACACGATCACAATCAGTGAAATGTTGGCCGCTACCGGTTTAACCTTGTGATAGCGGTCGGGGCGTGTCAATAAGGATTTTCGGGGATGAATCGCGGTGATAATTCCTAAACCGGTATTCGGATCGGCTTGCCATTTGACCCGGTCACCCGTGACCAATAAATCCAGATTGGTTCGAGTATGACAGCGCCAGACGCTGTCCAGTTCAATCTCTTTCCAGAAAGGTTCAGGCTCACCATCGGCGACCACAGGTTTTTCAGGGTGAATGTCAGGGCGAGACAAAGCTTGCACTTCAAGTTGGCGGCCATAATGTTGCACCACTAAACCTTCAAGATCACTGGAGGTATCGAGATCTTCTTGACGTGTTTTCTGTTGTTTCTGAATGCGGCGCTGTTGTTGCTCTGTCAGACGACGCTTACGTATTAAGGCCATTCATATCCTAAAAAAACCGGGTAAATCAGATGGCAAAAATAGCATGAAGCAGCCCCCGAATGACACCCAAGATGTAATTAATTTGCTACTATAGTTGTTTTTAAACCCAATAAGATTGCACATTTATGAGCAGCACCGCTGATACCCGCCTGATTTGGATTGACCTTGAAATGACAGGTCTAGACACAGACAATGATCAAATTATTGAAATTGCAACAATTGTAACCGATGACAATTTGAATATTTTGGCTGAAGGTCCTGTGCTTGCGGTACATCAGCCTGCACGTCTGTTAAATGCCATGGATGAGTGGAACACTCGCCAGCATGGTCAGTCCGGTCTGATTGAGCGTGTGCGTCGCAGTAAACTGACCGCTCAGGATGCCGAGCAGCAAACCCTTGAATTCCTGAAAAAATGGGTCAATCCAAAATCTTCACCGATGTGTGGTAACTCGATCTGTCAGGATCGTCGCTTCCTGCACCGTTTGATGCCTGAACTGGAACAGTATTTCCATTACCGTAATCTGGATGTCTCTTCAGTGAAAGAACTAGCCAAACGCTGGCGCCCGGAAATCATGAGCGGTCTCAAGAAAAATGCCTCGCATCTGGCGATGGATGATATTCGCGATTCGATTGCAGAACTGAAATATTATCGTCAATATTTCTTTATCATGAATAAAGACTAAATTCCGATGAATTGAAAAGAGGCGCAAGCCTCT from Acinetobacter lwoffii encodes the following:
- a CDS encoding carboxy terminal-processing peptidase; the encoded protein is MKFQTIACAVAIATGGFFFTHVVNDAIAANSNEVVSKAIQPSQEQALVSRQLATLVDRQHYLNMRLDAQTSQRIFDFYIDSLDPEHSLFLAPEVENYKKRYGANFGANLKAGNLSGPYEMHAQYQQRLHQFYNYMLNELKKPQNLNQPNVYIETDREKAPFFKTEAEQRAHWSKMLVSQLINLTISKEEELAKQKALKANPELANGQDLTGPEDLTPAQTLTKRYTRQLERLSRVKSDDVLDKTLNAMMLTYDPHSNYFPPVDAMELNRQTTLQLEGVGVSIRPERGNEDYTKIETIVEGGPASKSGQVKSGDRIIGVAQDGEQMVDVIGWPSNEIVGLIRGKRGTKVTLRLLGAGAAMGQARNVTITRDVIQEEDAGVRTRVVDIQRDGKKYQYGVIEIPSFYLNYRARRAGTDYRSVSEDTNKALKELAAKNVAGIIVDLRNNPGGSLEEVARMLGQVIKSGPVVQIRDGNGNVSVFEDDDGGAQTYAGPLAVMVNLASASASEIYSAAIQDYERGIVIGSTTTGKGTAQVQLDSLAHGQATLTQRKFYRVTGGSTQNKGVVPDIKLVDIYNEEFGERKAKNALQWDTIPTAPFKREGAVQKYVPELAKLSQQRVTLDSQFKYLEQRKAVMKKAEEEKRQVLDLQQRKAELIAMEQKTLDAENTRRAATGLKPYPNWESYQASLDALIETRAKMKAKERPALPEEEAFVIEAANVLLDYANLQKKS
- a CDS encoding putative bifunctional diguanylate cyclase/phosphodiesterase — protein: MIDIQHDIGLLIGSIFSALVACYLIARIKKFASGASQPNFSIFSLMLTAMLLGLFIWLIHFIGLTASFVLNKYEMDLGLMLLSVLVICIASMFILWLSTRSTWSFFRSVLVLGVIALSIFGMHSISMMSFNFTAAHMQQSPELVQAHDQLFLAMILMSGLLLVTLICIIVSELRVGLRNRQLAWANQQIENQTIQDNLTKLPNRLYLAEYANLLFSGQSEQQHEIAFLYIDLDRFKAVNDVFGHLVGDQLLIQLTTRIHLLLGHHSKLLRIGGDEFLLVLENTSVAKAAKMSEQILELIQESFLIEGKSIHISGSIGIAMYPEHGKNLQDLLVNADAAMLSSKYQGRNTYSVFNYSTDQDKSKSQSTLINDLYKAVEEQQFVLFYQPKFWTKDRSLCGVEALIRWNHPQFGLLGPNLFINAAEKTGLIIQMGYWALELACQQIQKWQRTHTEFFPIAVNLSAVQFEHKHLFSTLEKLFAQYKISPQHLMIEITESTAMHHIDVSMRSFKRLRQMGIRLAIDDFGTGHSSFLYLKNFAVDELKIDREFIKNLAVGSKEEMILESIIQLAIKLGLVVTAEGVETEAQAEILTRLGCEQLQGFLLGLPVDEQRLENLQFH
- a CDS encoding peptide chain release factor 3, which encodes MSFKQELAAQVAQRRTFAIISHPDAGKTTMTEKLLLWGQAIQVAGMVKSRKSDRAATSDWMEMEKERGISITTSVMQFPFKDKMINLLDTPGHEDFSEDTYRTLTAVDSALMVIDGAKGVEDRTIKLMEVCRMRDTPIISFVNKMDREIREPLELLDEIENVLKIKCVPITWPLGTGRDFAGVFNLIEEKFYVYKAGFGSVITEIEVRDGYDYPDLREKVGELAWAAFEESLELVQMANEPLDREEFLAGRQTPVLFGTALGNFGVDHVLDAFSQYAPSPKAHPTQDRVVEADEEGFTGFVFKIQANMDPKHRDRIAFMRICSGKYEKGLKMKHVRLDKDVRISDALTFLAGDRQHLEEAWPGDIIGLHNHGTIQIGDTFTSGEKLQFTGIPHFAPEMFRRVRLKDPLKSKQLQKGLKELSEEGATQVFMPQNNNDLIVGAVGVLQFEVVAYRLKEEYKVDCVYEPVSINTVRWVSCDDEKKFNEFKKKAHDQLSVDGGGHLTYLAPSRVNLQLMQERYPDIVFHNTREH
- a CDS encoding RsiV family protein — translated: MPKYKNIFCLSILASAILLSACQPKSNEPEESSASEVLQAEAEALKLSGDTEKLKLAIPECEDKSCPEISIERLNSNQSFIDEWIDQQILQQLKNILSVDAIEPAKVSAASEADVAASEPKAALATVTTPKQQLEQQTQPYMQTFLNLDKELKALSASHSISLMIKPKILNSGDPLATVVLNSSYYLGGAHGASAQTYYNFDLEQKKLVKLDDIIAAKQKAQLEARAYDAFKNWVVESKLAKDVAEYEQAWKFRLTDNFYLAQQGLVLQYAEYEIGPYVVGLPRLMIPYEQLQGVLKPEYLPKTEKAASEAQPASAAKAK